The genomic stretch ACGCAAAAATATGAAGTATTCCTTTTGGTCGCAGCATCATGACATAATTCTTATTGCAAGGTGCAGTATATCTGCGCCAATTCTACTGTTTTTTCTACTTTAGAATCCCTCTATTTTCAAATCTTATCACTTCTTCTTTATCTTTGCACCTCAAAAATATACAATTATGATATACATCGACTGCGACGACGTGCTGGCCGAAAGCACTCTTTCATACATTGATTTGATACACCGGGAGTTTGGTATTGAGCGTAAATTTGCGGAACTTACCTCTTTCGATTTACGAGAGTCGTTTGGACTCACTCAGCAGCAATTCGATCATTTCTTTCAATTGGTGCATACACGAGAGGAGGTTCTGAAATTTCAACCGCTTCCAGGTTCTATCGAAGTTCTTAATGAGTGGCGCAACCAAGGTATTAAGGTTGCTATTGTAACGGGCCGTATTACAGCAGCCTATGAATCAACGTTAGAGTGGTTGGCGATTCACAAATTTCCTTACGACTCCTTTACTATTGTCGATAAGTATAATCGTCCCGAAATGGATATGTCCATTGCAAAATCGCTCGATTACCTCAAAAAACAGCAGTTTTCGTTTGCCATTGAAGACTCCCTTACCATGTCAAAATTTCTGGCCCAGGAGATGAATCTCAATGTTGCACTGGTGAATAGGCCTTGGAATTTTGATAACAACCTAAATACAGGAATTAT from Williamwhitmania taraxaci encodes the following:
- a CDS encoding 5' nucleotidase, NT5C type produces the protein MIYIDCDDVLAESTLSYIDLIHREFGIERKFAELTSFDLRESFGLTQQQFDHFFQLVHTREEVLKFQPLPGSIEVLNEWRNQGIKVAIVTGRITAAYESTLEWLAIHKFPYDSFTIVDKYNRPEMDMSIAKSLDYLKKQQFSFAIEDSLTMSKFLAQEMNLNVALVNRPWNFDNNLNTGIIRVNTWNDIRNSYNVLFSSKTIV